A single region of the Diadema setosum chromosome 14, eeDiaSeto1, whole genome shotgun sequence genome encodes:
- the LOC140237748 gene encoding uncharacterized protein: MDNGLNSTISCPVCFEDYDTPKALPCLHTFCLKCLQRWSTGGSITCPFCNLVHDLPPDGVAGFPTNYALSKVVTDLKSPKFHEVMSQKFKFEEVEDIVRREVNNLKHLVDVVHVPLLQSIARLKKGASVQEKDKVLLVEDLYNSVIAHAEKEKEKHIKRIQMNTADSVRYFDDAQTSILKEKGRIESFCRKAERRTYEERDKMDLNSFLTDSAEYNRSGRRMATDHSLLMWSHVDVVEGKEQVRLIHSSLGGVVRAQTTKRSHRPRIGTMEVGKGRREAANKRERSKSEPNPDAINTACLPRVDRGKLSDPVRNVVDIVLQRFRNNKSQAERLHDTSPPQQSTKRRPQFSPTTSVKRNTVNGPPPYRSQPDMRRYTSDEETLVIRTAQSNHSPPHRSESSKSNISGNSNSSGTSSIPGPPKPPRSPSTPAFRSPCGIAISNDGQLLIAERSPGLIRLTYPRSLRMKRQINPFMGHADEAKAHALFDLTILPTGDIAVTDSNVKKVIFLQKANNYAAPQQIWMPHDMVPRGITSDSSCIYVGDAGNGCIQVYTHTGKHCSSIELDNLTQGVSTAVSKVCPQSVAISPGGHILVSDIINRCLYLVLRTGEISAYPMRFRQLNGIRCSSSPVQAVPRGVCWLDDRCAFIVEEISQEILLVNVGSMELIRVIRRREFSSIQGLVVDKVGDVIVTDIGNNRVHVVSRSEYISNGRGMGLMKRSKSLSGEERLSTLV; encoded by the coding sequence ATGGATAACGGGTTAAACAGCACCATATCATGTCCAGTCTGCTTTGAAGACTACGACACCCCCAAAGCGCTCCCGTGTCTTCACACGTTCTGCCTGAAGTGTCTCCAGCGCTGGTCGACAGGGGGCAGCATCACGTGTCCCTTCTGCAACCTGGTCCATGACTTACCTCCGGACGGCGTGGCGGGTTTCCCGACCAACTACGCCCTCAGTAAGGTAGTCACCGACCTCAAGTCACCCAAGTTCCATGAAGTGATGAGCCAGAAGTTTAAATTCGAGGAGGTGGAGGACATCGTCAGGCGAGAGGTCAATAATCTGAAACACCTTGTTGACGTTGTGCACGTTCCTCTTCTGCAGAGCATTGCCAGGTTGAAGAAGGGCGCTAGCGTTCAAGAAAAAGACAAGGTACTGCTCGTGGAGGATCTCTACAACAGCGTCATCGCCCATGcagaaaaggagaaggagaagcaTATCAAACGTATTCAGATGAATACGGCAGATTCAGTGAGATACTTCGATGATGCACAGACTAGTATCCTCAAGGAGAAAGGTAGAATTGAATCTTTCTGTCGCAAAGCTGAGCGCAGGACGTACGAAGAACGCGACAAGATGGACCTGAACAGTTTCCTTACTGATTCTGCAGAGTACAACCGATCAGGGCGTAGAATGGCCACCGATCATTCACTCCTCATGTGGAGTCACGTAGATGTCGTCGAGGGAAAGGAACAGGTGCGCCTCATTCATTCGAGTCTCGGAGGTGTCGTCCGTGCCCAGACTACGAAGCGATCGCACCGTCCTCGCATTGGCACCATGGAGGTTGGTAAGGGGCGCAGAGAGGCAGCCAATAAGAGGGAGAGGAGTAAGAGTGAACCCAACCCCGATGCCATCAACACTGCTTGCCTACCCAGGGTCGATAGGGGGAAATTAAGTGATCCGGTCAGAAATGTGGTGGATATAGTTCTCCAAAGGTTCCGCAACAATAAGTCGCAAGCTGAACGATTACATGATACGAGCCCTCCTCAACAGTCCACCAAGAGACGGCCTCAATTCAGTCCTACGACATCTGTGAAAAGGAACACAGTCAACGGACCACCTCCTTATCGTAGCCAGCCAGACATGAGGCGGTACACGTCTGACGAAGAAACGCTGGTCATACGCACAGCTCAAAGTAATCACTCACCGCCTCATAGATCAGAGAGCAGCAAATCAAACATATCAGGTAACAGCAACAGCTCAGGCACATCGTCCATCCCTGGTCCACCCAAACCTCCACGGAGTCCTTCTACGCCGGCTTTCCGATCACCGTGTGGTATCGCGATTTCCAATGACGGTCAATTGTTGATAGCAGAGCGCAGCCCTGGTTTGATTCGCCTGACATATCCTAGAAGTCTACGAATGAAGAGGCAGATCAACCCATTTATGGGCCACGCGGACGAGGCAAAGGCACATGCCCTCTTCGATCTTACAATACTGCCTACTGGTGATATCGCTGTTACCGATTCAAATGTCAAAAAAGTAATCTTTTTGCAGAAAGCCAACAACTACGCTGCTCCCCAGCAAATATGGATGCCGCACGATATGGTGCCCAGGGGAATAACCAGTGACAGCTCGTGCATCTACGTCGGCGATGCGGGAAATGGGTGCATCCAGGTCTACACACACACGGGCAAGCATTGCAGTAGCATTGAACTGGACAATCTCACCCAGGGCGTATCCACCGCGGTATCGAAAGTGTGTCCGCAGTCTGTTGCCATTAGCCCGGGAGGACATATCCTGGTGAGTGACATCATCAACCGTTGTCTTTATCTCGTCCTACGCACAGGCGAGATCAGTGCATACCCGATGAGGTTTAGACAACTCAATGGCATTCGCTGTTCCTCCTCGCCAGTTCAGGCGGTCCCTCGCGGAGTCTGCTGGTTGGATGACAGATGCGCATTCATCGTAGAGGAGATCAGCCAAGAGATCCTTCTCGTCAATGTCGGGTCAATGGAACTCATCCGGGTCATCAGGAGACGCGAGTTTTCCTCCATACAGGGTTTGGTCGTCGACAAGGTGGGTGACGTGATCGTTACCGACATCGGAAATAACAGAGTACACGTGGTGTCTAGGTCAGAGTACATCTCGAACGGTAGAGGGATGGGCTTGATGAAGCGCTCAAAGAGCCTCAGCGGAGAAGAAAGATTGAGCACACTGGTCTAA